In Sulfurihydrogenibium subterraneum DSM 15120, a single window of DNA contains:
- a CDS encoding NAD(P)H-dependent flavin oxidoreductase, translating into MALPTLRIGKYEIEYPIIQGGMGVGISWENLAGNVSKNGCLGVVSSVGTGYRHPNYVKLKDGRPVGSKYIHNKEALTKIIKDAKEIAGGEKAVIGVNILCAITDYDRVVRDSIEAGANIIISGAGLPLRLPEYAEGSDAALVPIVSSARALRVICKHWKKKYNRLPDAVVLEGPLSGGHQGIPYEDCFKPEYQLENLLPEVLKERDMWGDFPVIVAGGIWSKEDIEWYISQGAAGVQMGTRFVGTYECDASMEFKKVIINAKKEDIVLLKSPVGYPARGIVTKLIKDIENGTAPEVKCASNCVVPCNHGEEAKKVGYCIADRLGDAYLGRVETGLFFSGANGYRIKRLVSVKDLIRELVEGIPSGQEIPEEIELVKT; encoded by the coding sequence ATGGCACTACCAACATTAAGAATAGGAAAATATGAGATAGAGTATCCTATAATACAAGGAGGTATGGGAGTAGGTATATCTTGGGAGAACTTAGCTGGAAACGTAAGCAAAAATGGCTGTCTTGGTGTTGTATCCTCTGTTGGAACAGGTTATAGACATCCTAACTACGTTAAATTAAAAGATGGAAGACCTGTAGGTAGTAAGTATATACACAATAAAGAAGCTCTGACAAAAATAATAAAAGATGCTAAAGAGATTGCAGGTGGAGAAAAAGCTGTAATAGGTGTTAACATACTTTGTGCAATTACAGACTATGACAGAGTTGTTAGAGATTCAATTGAAGCAGGAGCAAACATTATTATATCTGGAGCAGGACTTCCACTTAGACTGCCAGAATACGCTGAAGGGTCAGACGCTGCATTAGTACCAATAGTATCATCTGCAAGGGCATTAAGAGTGATATGTAAACACTGGAAGAAAAAATACAACAGACTACCTGATGCAGTAGTTTTAGAAGGACCTTTATCTGGTGGACACCAAGGTATCCCTTACGAAGACTGTTTTAAACCTGAATACCAACTGGAAAACCTACTACCAGAAGTTTTAAAAGAGAGAGACATGTGGGGAGACTTTCCCGTTATAGTGGCCGGTGGTATATGGAGTAAAGAAGATATTGAGTGGTACATTTCTCAAGGTGCAGCTGGTGTTCAGATGGGAACAAGGTTTGTAGGTACATACGAATGTGATGCTTCTATGGAGTTTAAAAAAGTTATAATAAACGCGAAAAAGGAAGATATTGTTCTTTTAAAATCTCCTGTTGGATATCCTGCAAGAGGGATAGTTACAAAGCTGATTAAAGATATAGAGAATGGTACAGCTCCAGAGGTTAAATGTGCTTCTAACTGTGTAGTTCCTTGCAACCACGGAGAAGAGGCTAAAAAAGTAGGCTACTGTATAGCAGATAGGCTGGGAGATGCCTACCTTGGAAGGGTAGAAACAGGACTATTCTTTTCAGGTGCAAACGGCTATAGGATAAAAAGGCTCGTATCTGTAAAAGACCTTATAAGAGAATTGGTGGAAGGTATTCCTTCTGGGCAGGAAATTCCAGAAGAAATAGAATTAGTAAAAACTTAA
- a CDS encoding ATP-binding protein yields the protein MSYLPLFTFSLTSNRQTVIFYTLSIFLSFISYFNEFLSLGLILVFISFYNILNYLSKIEDEKESFKISVAKTIDSEIKREFEKLEFKLQTAYKKLKELFKLSIFTVKELSSSDMANKIVEGLVNMGYSGTFVKLTKEGIQKKEGFFPNYKIYVNSDEYSVALYDDNKVVLIPLTSENQNLGMIGVYSKIPLTAEEVEFLITYANTISTSIAKTNFLLEKIKLRDLVQKTIESIDLGIIVLNKEFNIELINKSAKILLREDEESENFFGHFTILKNMENEFKEVINSKKSFEKKITISENPKKIWEIKAFPILTQEETIENIVIIIEDITEKVEMENQILQSEKLAVIGRLVASISHEVKNPLSIINQSAYSLKRKINKACKENIDDLLGPIDRIERNVHRANDIVERLLNFTKPYYSKVETITLKEVLEEAIKLSFLQAKRSDISISKRLTNAYIKGDKNALVQLFINILINAIESIKNKGSIIIKTYKNKKDGKVIIKIKDTGIGIPSEYLDKIFEPFFTTKESGTGLGLAVAYRIVESHGGKIYVESEEGKGTEFTVELPLYREGDDGK from the coding sequence ATGAGTTATTTACCACTATTTACGTTCTCTCTAACATCAAATAGACAAACAGTTATTTTTTATACATTATCTATTTTTTTATCTTTCATATCTTACTTTAATGAATTTTTATCGTTAGGATTAATATTAGTATTTATTTCTTTTTATAACATTCTTAATTATCTATCAAAAATTGAAGACGAAAAAGAGAGTTTTAAAATTTCAGTTGCAAAAACGATAGATAGTGAGATAAAAAGAGAGTTTGAAAAGTTAGAGTTTAAACTTCAAACAGCTTATAAAAAGTTAAAAGAACTTTTTAAATTAAGTATTTTTACAGTTAAAGAACTTTCGTCCTCAGATATGGCAAATAAGATAGTTGAGGGGCTTGTTAATATGGGCTACAGTGGGACTTTTGTAAAACTTACAAAGGAAGGTATTCAAAAAAAAGAAGGATTTTTTCCAAACTACAAAATTTACGTCAATTCTGATGAATATTCTGTAGCTCTTTATGACGATAACAAAGTTGTTTTAATTCCTTTAACAAGTGAAAATCAAAATTTGGGGATGATAGGAGTTTACTCTAAGATCCCCCTTACTGCTGAAGAGGTAGAATTTTTAATCACTTATGCTAACACTATATCAACATCTATTGCAAAAACTAACTTTCTTTTAGAAAAAATTAAATTGAGAGATTTAGTACAAAAAACTATAGAATCTATAGATTTAGGAATTATTGTTTTAAATAAGGAATTTAATATAGAACTTATCAACAAATCAGCCAAAATCTTACTTAGGGAAGATGAAGAATCTGAAAATTTCTTTGGACATTTTACTATTTTAAAAAATATGGAGAATGAATTTAAAGAAGTTATAAACTCAAAAAAGAGTTTTGAGAAAAAAATAACAATTTCAGAAAATCCAAAAAAAATTTGGGAAATAAAAGCTTTTCCAATTTTAACTCAAGAAGAAACTATCGAAAATATTGTTATAATTATAGAAGATATTACAGAAAAAGTAGAAATGGAAAATCAAATACTACAGTCTGAAAAGTTGGCAGTCATTGGAAGATTGGTTGCAAGTATATCCCATGAAGTTAAAAATCCTTTATCTATAATAAACCAGAGCGCGTATTCGTTAAAGAGAAAAATTAACAAAGCTTGTAAAGAAAACATTGATGATCTTTTAGGACCGATTGATAGGATAGAAAGAAATGTTCATAGGGCAAACGATATAGTTGAAAGGTTGCTGAATTTTACTAAACCTTATTATTCCAAAGTCGAAACTATAACTTTGAAGGAAGTTCTAGAAGAAGCAATAAAATTATCCTTTTTGCAAGCCAAAAGATCCGATATTTCAATTTCTAAAAGATTGACTAATGCTTATATTAAAGGTGATAAAAATGCTTTAGTTCAGTTATTTATAAATATTTTAATAAATGCAATAGAATCTATAAAGAACAAAGGTTCTATAATTATAAAAACTTATAAGAATAAAAAAGATGGTAAAGTCATAATTAAAATAAAGGATACGGGAATAGGGATTCCTTCAGAATACTTGGATAAAATTTTTGAACCATTTTTTACAACAAAAGAAAGTGGTACAGGACTTGGTCTTGCTGTCGCTTATAGAATTGTAGAAAGCCACGGTGGTAAAATATACGTTGAAAGCGAGGAAGGGAAAGGCACAGAATTTACAGTAGAACTACCTTTGTATAGAGAGGGAGATGATGGAAAGTAA
- a CDS encoding sigma-54-dependent transcriptional regulator, with amino-acid sequence MESKGYILLVDDEEDILLSFKEILEDEGYKVDISPDPKKAIEMVKQNDYDLIISDLKMPQMTGDEFLKEIRKFNDISSFIVLTAYGTVDTAVDCMKHGAFDYISKPIDFNDERTWNMIKEAIELSKSKKNTIFYKNYLATLKNSSDIENIITVNPLMKEILEYLKKIANFDFTVLIYGESGVGKELFAKAIHNLSNRRNKIFLPINCATISKDVMESEFFGVKKGVFTGADTDRAGILEMADGGTVFLDEISEMPLDLQAKFLRFLQEKEVRRIGDTVSKKVDVRVIAATNKDLKQLVKEGKFREDLYYRLEGIKIEIPPLRERKEDIPILAYHFLEEFNKNYQTNIKGFTQEALQLLVNYHWEGNVRQLENVVREACIIALAKKEYIDASCLPSYISGQDNSKAMIFDYNLAKKLNDQTFTTKYLKNLLAFTKGNISRAARLANIERQSLQKLLKKYGVDPSEFRKE; translated from the coding sequence ATGGAAAGTAAAGGCTACATACTTTTAGTAGATGACGAAGAAGACATTTTGTTGTCATTTAAAGAGATTCTTGAAGATGAAGGCTATAAAGTTGACATATCTCCAGACCCAAAAAAAGCTATTGAAATGGTGAAACAGAACGATTACGACCTTATAATATCAGACCTTAAAATGCCACAAATGACTGGCGACGAATTTTTAAAAGAGATAAGAAAATTTAATGACATCTCCAGTTTCATAGTTTTAACCGCTTACGGAACAGTTGATACAGCTGTAGATTGTATGAAACATGGTGCGTTTGATTACATATCAAAACCTATCGATTTTAACGATGAAAGAACTTGGAACATGATAAAGGAAGCTATAGAACTTTCTAAATCTAAGAAAAATACTATTTTTTACAAAAACTATTTGGCTACTCTAAAAAACTCTTCTGATATAGAAAATATAATTACTGTAAACCCCTTAATGAAAGAGATTTTAGAGTATTTGAAAAAAATTGCTAACTTTGACTTTACAGTTTTGATATACGGTGAAAGTGGTGTAGGTAAAGAGTTATTTGCGAAGGCTATACATAATTTAAGTAATAGAAGAAACAAAATATTTTTACCTATAAACTGTGCAACTATTTCTAAAGATGTTATGGAATCTGAATTTTTTGGCGTTAAAAAAGGCGTTTTTACTGGAGCTGACACAGACAGAGCAGGTATATTAGAGATGGCAGATGGAGGAACTGTCTTCTTAGATGAAATATCAGAGATGCCTTTAGACCTTCAAGCTAAATTTTTAAGATTTTTACAAGAAAAAGAAGTAAGGAGAATAGGAGATACAGTTTCTAAAAAGGTTGACGTTAGAGTGATAGCAGCTACAAACAAAGACCTAAAACAACTTGTAAAAGAAGGGAAATTCAGAGAAGACCTTTACTACAGACTAGAAGGAATAAAGATAGAGATACCACCTTTAAGAGAGAGAAAGGAAGATATTCCTATTTTGGCCTACCACTTTTTAGAAGAGTTCAACAAAAATTATCAAACAAATATAAAAGGATTTACACAAGAAGCTTTACAACTTCTTGTTAACTATCACTGGGAAGGAAATGTTCGTCAACTTGAAAACGTTGTAAGGGAAGCTTGTATAATCGCCCTTGCAAAAAAAGAATACATAGATGCTTCCTGTTTACCTTCCTACATATCAGGGCAGGATAACAGTAAAGCTATGATTTTTGATTACAACTTGGCAAAAAAGTTAAACGACCAGACCTTTACAACTAAGTATTTAAAAAATCTTCTTGCTTTCACAAAAGGAAATATTTCCAGAGCCGCAAGACTTGCAAATATAGAGAGACAGTCTTTACAAAAACTTCTTAAAAAGTACGGTGTAGACCCTTCAGAGTTTAGAAAAGAGTGA
- the dcd gene encoding dCTP deaminase — MILNDKTIRKYISEGLLVIDPLDDVQIQPSSVDLRLGYDFLVYPEDIDVLDVKDPYFSNRLVKEEASTEGFIIKPKQFVLATTIEYIKLPDFITAFVEGRSSLGRLGLFIENAGWVDAGFEGTITLEFYNANSVPIKIYPEMRICQLVFAQMVDKAEKPYRGKYQGQRGTTGSKIFLDK; from the coding sequence ATGATTTTAAATGACAAGACCATAAGAAAGTATATAAGTGAAGGCTTACTTGTTATAGACCCTCTTGATGATGTTCAGATACAACCATCTTCTGTAGATTTAAGACTTGGATACGACTTTTTAGTTTATCCAGAAGATATTGACGTTTTAGATGTAAAAGACCCTTATTTTTCAAACAGATTGGTAAAAGAGGAAGCTTCTACAGAAGGTTTTATAATAAAACCTAAACAGTTTGTCTTAGCAACAACTATAGAGTATATAAAACTTCCAGATTTTATAACTGCTTTTGTAGAGGGAAGGTCTTCTTTAGGCAGGCTTGGACTTTTTATAGAAAATGCTGGATGGGTAGATGCAGGGTTTGAAGGAACTATTACCCTTGAATTTTACAATGCAAACTCTGTCCCTATAAAGATATACCCAGAGATGAGAATATGTCAGCTGGTTTTTGCTCAAATGGTAGATAAAGCCGAGAAGCCTTACAGAGGAAAGTACCAAGGTCAAAGAGGTACTACAGGTTCTAAAATATTCTTAGATAAATAA
- a CDS encoding YceD family protein → MFKLTIYLNLKEELKREPFKEIDLKIPLKDLDLPENYYPEDKDLDIKLHLLKDKDGYVITITLNTTINMSCDRCLTVFPQKFDFTESIVFTKNLDKHQELTEEDLYSEYLEDEEKFNLNEFVREEIIVNTPMKVLCSEDCKGLCPYCGINKNEESCDCEIKMRRKESPFAKLQKLLK, encoded by the coding sequence GTGTTTAAGTTGACTATTTATCTAAATCTTAAAGAAGAGCTTAAAAGAGAGCCTTTTAAAGAAATAGATTTAAAAATTCCTTTAAAAGATTTAGACTTACCAGAAAATTATTATCCTGAAGATAAAGACTTAGACATTAAACTACATCTTTTAAAAGACAAAGATGGATACGTAATTACGATAACTTTAAACACAACTATAAATATGAGTTGTGATAGATGTTTAACAGTTTTTCCTCAAAAGTTTGACTTTACAGAAAGTATAGTATTTACAAAAAATTTAGATAAACATCAAGAACTAACTGAAGAAGACCTATACTCTGAATACTTGGAAGATGAAGAAAAGTTTAACTTAAATGAGTTTGTTAGAGAAGAGATTATAGTTAACACACCTATGAAAGTGTTATGTAGTGAAGATTGTAAAGGTTTATGTCCTTACTGTGGTATTAACAAAAACGAAGAATCTTGCGATTGTGAAATTAAGATGAGAAGAAAAGAATCTCCTTTTGCAAAACTTCAAAAACTTCTAAAGTAA
- the rpmF gene encoding 50S ribosomal protein L32 → MAVPKRKKSKAKTAMRRAQWKLSLPGLSLCPECGQPKAPHRVCPHCGYYKNKEVIEVV, encoded by the coding sequence ATGGCAGTACCAAAGAGGAAAAAATCAAAAGCTAAAACAGCAATGAGAAGAGCACAGTGGAAACTATCATTACCAGGCTTATCTTTATGCCCTGAGTGTGGACAGCCAAAAGCTCCCCACAGAGTTTGCCCTCACTGTGGATACTACAAAAATAAAGAGGTAATTGAGGTCGTATAA
- the plsX gene encoding phosphate acyltransferase PlsX, with the protein MYIALDAMGGDYAPLCNIKGAIEFAKEYKIGVYLVGNEEILKQEIKKHNLSIENLPIEIINAPEVIEMHEAPSVALRKKRNSSMHVAGKLVREEKASAFVSAGNTGAAMSVGKFIIGAAEGIERPGIAVAFPNKKGGRTVLIDVGANVDSRPRHLLYFAVMGHTYVKEILKTSDNPRVGILSIGEEEGKGNELVKDTYPLLKMTNLNFVGNAEGRDIFTGDFDVIVCDGFVGNVVLKTSESLGMIILEMIKEEVEKSLVSKIGAALMLPALRRFKKKADFAEYGGAPLLGTKGTCIITHGRADERAIKNALKFASEFVNHDFNKKLLDNINLLLPEELRKSKEDDLNGDLNGQ; encoded by the coding sequence GTGTATATAGCCCTTGATGCAATGGGAGGAGACTACGCTCCTCTCTGTAATATAAAAGGTGCGATAGAATTTGCAAAAGAGTATAAAATAGGAGTTTACTTAGTAGGGAATGAAGAAATCCTAAAACAAGAAATCAAAAAACATAATCTATCAATAGAAAATCTACCTATAGAAATTATCAATGCTCCTGAAGTTATAGAGATGCACGAAGCTCCTTCTGTAGCTCTAAGAAAAAAAAGAAACTCTTCAATGCATGTAGCCGGTAAACTTGTAAGAGAAGAGAAAGCTTCTGCTTTTGTTTCAGCAGGAAATACTGGCGCAGCTATGAGTGTAGGAAAGTTTATAATTGGAGCTGCTGAAGGAATAGAAAGACCCGGAATTGCAGTTGCTTTCCCGAATAAAAAAGGTGGAAGAACTGTTTTAATAGATGTAGGAGCAAATGTTGACAGCAGACCAAGACATCTTCTTTACTTTGCAGTGATGGGACATACATATGTAAAAGAGATACTAAAAACCTCTGATAATCCTCGTGTAGGAATACTAAGCATAGGAGAGGAAGAAGGAAAAGGAAACGAACTTGTGAAAGATACATATCCACTTCTTAAAATGACAAATTTAAACTTTGTAGGTAATGCAGAAGGGAGAGACATTTTTACTGGAGATTTTGACGTTATTGTGTGTGATGGATTTGTAGGAAATGTAGTTTTAAAAACCAGTGAAAGCCTTGGAATGATAATTCTTGAAATGATTAAAGAAGAAGTAGAAAAAAGTTTAGTCTCTAAGATAGGAGCTGCTCTTATGCTACCTGCTTTAAGAAGATTTAAAAAGAAAGCAGATTTCGCAGAATACGGAGGGGCCCCTCTTTTAGGGACTAAAGGAACATGTATAATAACCCACGGAAGAGCTGACGAGAGAGCTATAAAAAATGCTTTAAAATTTGCATCTGAATTTGTGAATCACGACTTTAACAAAAAGTTATTAGATAATATAAATCTACTACTTCCAGAAGAGTTAAGAAAATCCAAAGAAGATGATTTAAATGGAGATTTAAATGGGCAGTAA
- a CDS encoding beta-ketoacyl-ACP synthase III, with product MGSKITGLGMYVPERVLTNFDLEKILDTSDEWITTRTGIKERHIADEWVKASDLALHSSKEAIEMAGISPKDIDVILVATSTPDMIFPSTACFLSDKLGCKNPMAFDFSAACSGFIYGLTIADSFIKSGKANHILVVGSEVFSKIIDWSDRTTAVLFGDGSGAIVLSKSNDSSDILSTVMKSEGSHWQLLHCQVGEKLRMQGRETFKHAIKSMEQACNKALAKAGLTKDDIKLVIPHQANIRIIDALAEKLEIPKEKVYVNIHKYGNTSAASIPIAMYEAYKEGKINRDDYILLTAFGGGLTWGAVVIRF from the coding sequence ATGGGCAGTAAAATAACTGGCCTTGGAATGTACGTTCCAGAAAGAGTCTTAACAAACTTTGATTTAGAAAAAATATTGGATACATCAGACGAATGGATTACAACAAGAACAGGTATAAAAGAAAGGCATATAGCTGATGAGTGGGTAAAGGCAAGTGATTTAGCATTACATTCATCAAAAGAAGCTATAGAGATGGCTGGAATATCTCCAAAAGATATTGACGTTATTTTAGTTGCAACATCTACCCCTGATATGATATTCCCATCAACAGCCTGTTTTCTATCTGATAAGTTAGGATGTAAAAATCCAATGGCTTTTGACTTTTCAGCTGCTTGTAGTGGGTTTATATATGGTCTTACTATAGCTGATAGTTTTATAAAATCTGGAAAAGCAAATCACATTTTAGTTGTAGGAAGTGAAGTTTTTTCTAAGATAATAGATTGGTCTGATAGAACTACTGCAGTACTTTTTGGAGATGGGTCGGGAGCGATTGTTTTGTCTAAATCCAATGATAGTAGTGATATACTTTCTACAGTTATGAAATCTGAAGGTTCTCACTGGCAATTGCTTCACTGTCAAGTTGGTGAAAAACTGAGAATGCAAGGAAGAGAAACGTTTAAACATGCTATAAAATCTATGGAGCAAGCTTGTAATAAAGCTTTAGCCAAGGCTGGATTAACAAAAGATGATATAAAACTTGTAATACCTCATCAAGCAAATATTAGAATAATAGATGCATTGGCAGAAAAGTTAGAAATTCCAAAAGAAAAAGTTTACGTTAATATTCATAAGTATGGAAATACAAGTGCAGCCTCTATACCTATTGCTATGTATGAGGCTTATAAAGAAGGAAAAATAAATAGAGATGATTATATTCTTTTAACTGCCTTTGGTGGCGGTTTAACGTGGGGAGCTGTAGTTATAAGATTTTAA